GACAGCGGGAGAAACTGCCTCGATCCTCATGGACAGTCGACCCTCCCTATTCGGTTTGCGTCGTTCTCGACATTGAGCAGAGCCGTCTTCTGGTCCACAAAATACCCGCCGCCGGAAACAACTGACCCCGGCCACGCCGCCGGATTCGCAAGGGTCGCCTCGTCTACGCCCGAATTCCATTGGACCGATAGCCCATTCGCCCCAGTGGCTCAAGGTCCTCCCAGTCGATCGGCGGACTGGAACTCCGTGATCCGGAGACTTCGAAGCCCTTGACATCTTGCCGGGAGAATCGTATCTACGGGAGGACTTGCCGCAACGGTGCCGAGGCGTGGGAGCTCCAAACGGCGGGAGCCGGAAACGGCGACCATCTCCCAGCTCGGCTGCATCCATCGTACAACGATAGGACGGAGCTTTACAAGACCTGCGAGAGAGTCACGAGGTGGGAAGATGGCAGATAAGAGACTTGTCGGCCGACGGCAGTTCCTGAGGGATTCCATGGGGGCGGGGGTCGCCCTCACCCTTGCTGCGGTTACCCCGGCTGCAGCCTACAGGCGGATTCTGGGGGCCAATGATCGCGTTCGCCTCGGGTTCATCGGCGTGGGCAATCGGGGCAGTCAGCTGCTGGAGGCCTTTCTCCGTTTCCCCGACGCCGAGGTGGTAGCGCTCTGCGACGTCTATCAGCCTTACCTGGAGCGCGACCGTAGCAAGGTCGATGCACGTATCTTGGCCTCCCTCGGCTCCCTCGTCCCCAAGATGGGAGAGAGCCTGCCGGCCAGTGTGAGGAGATACCGTGATTTCCGTCAGCTCCTGGATCAGAAAGACATCGATGCGGTGGTCATCGCAACGCCCGACCACTGGCACGCGGTACAGACCATTTGGGCCTGCGAGGCAGGCAAGGACGTCTACGTCGAGAAACCCCTGACGCTGACTGTGGTAGAGGGCCGCAGAATGGTCGAGGTGGCCAAGCGCACAGGCAGAGTTGTTCAGGTCGGCCTCCAGAGGCGTTCCTCGGTGGTTTACCAGGAGGTTGTGGAGATCGTTCGCTCCGGCAAGATCGGCAAGATCAGCGTCGCGCGCGCTTATCGCATCAACAATATGTGGCCGGCTGGCATCGGGCGTGAAAAGCCTTCCGATCCTCCCGAAGGGATGGATTGGGACCTGTGGCTTGGCCCTCGACCCTATCGGCCGTACCAATACAACATCGCTCCCTACAAGTTCCGCTGGTGGAAAGACTATTCTTCTCAGCTGGCCAACTGGGGTGTCCACTATTGCGATGCCATCCGCTGGATCCTGGGCGAAGAGGCTCCTCGCGCTGTGGTCGCCGTGGGAGGGAAATTCCTCGTCGACGATGATCGAACCATTCCCGACACCTTGGAAGTAACCTACGAAATGCCTTCGGGAACCCTCGTCGTCTTCGGCCAATACGAAGCCTGCGGAGGAAGGCCTTTCCCCTTCGGCGAGATTGAGCTTCGGGGAACCCTCGGCACGCTGTACTGCGATCAGTCCGGGTACCGGATTGTACCTTCTCCAGACGGCCAGTTCCAGAAGGCCGAGCCGCGGACGGAGCCCGTCGAGAAGGTGGGGATCGAGCAGGACACCACGGTGGACCACGTGCGGAACTTTCTGGACTGCGTTAAGTCCAGGGCGACCCCGCGCTGCGATCTGGAGACGGGCCATCGCTCCAATGTCTTCGCGCTCCTCGGCAACATTTCCCTCGAAGTAGGCCAGCGCATCGAGTGGGACGCCGAGCGCGAGCAGGTCGTACGCCCAAAGAGTGCCAACCGTTTCCTGCATTACCGGTACCGTTCGCCCTGGAAACTTAGCTGATCCCCTTGCGGCCTTGAACCAAGGCGATGGACCTCTTGATCAGCTGGGGAGAGGATCCAATGCACAGGAAAGCTTGCCAGGATCCGAGCCGAAGGGAGTTTCTTCTTAGGTCGGCGGGCGCGATGGCAGCGGTCTCACTCGCGGGGTGGAGCCGTGCAGCCAGCGCAGAAGAGCTTTCGAAGCCTCCTGTTTGCATCTTCTCCAAGCACCTCCAATGGCTCGATTATTCGGGGATGGCCGAGACGGCGGCCGAGCTCGGCTTTGATGGCGTAGACCTCACCGTGCGGCCAGACGGTCACGTGAAGCCGGAAAGGGTGGAAGAAGATCTCCCGCGCGCCGTGGAAGCGGTGCGCAAAGCGGGCCTCCGGGTGCCGATGATCGTGACGGCGATCACGGAGCCTGACGACCCGTCGACCCACAGGATCCTGAAAACGGCCAGCCGGCTCGGAATCCCCTACTACCGCCTCGGCTACTGGCGCTACCCCAAAGATCGTTCCCCTGCCACGGCCCTGGAGGAACTGCAGGCCAAGGCCCGCGCCCTTGCTCAGCTGAACCAGGAGTACGGGATTGTGGGTGATTACCAGAACCACACAGGACTCGACCGTGTCGGGGCTGCCGTCTGGGACTTATGGTTCGTCTTCCGGGAGCTCGACCCGCGGTGGATCGGTTGCCAATTCGACGTGCGCCACGCTACAGCCGAAGGAGGGTACTCCTGGCCCACCGACTTCCGTCTGATCGCTGAGCGCGTCCACACGATCGTCGTGAAGGACTTTGTCTGGCAGAAGGAAGGCGATCGCTGGGAAGCCCGCAGCTGCCCCCTCGGTCAGGGGATGGTCGACTTCCCCCTGTTTTTCACCCTGCTCCGGAACGTCGGCTTTCACGGACCGATCTCTGTCCACTACGAATATTCTCTGGGTGGCGCCGAGCGCGGAGCTCAGCAGCTCAGCGCGCCCAAGCAGGAAGTGCTGTCATCCATGCGCAACGATCTGATAAGGCTTCGCGAGTGGTTGAGCAAGTACGGCTTCGCCTGACAATAGCGAAGGGGTAGCCATGGTACACCGGAAACAACTCAGCAGCCGGAGGGAATTTCTCGCCAAGCTTTCGTGTGCCGCCGTGGCCGTGAGTGCGGGGAATCTATGGCCTGGGACCGCCGCGGCGGAGGCCGCGCGCCACCTTCGCGCCAGTCGCAAGACGGGGAGGGATCGAGCCGTGAGCATCGTGGTCGAGCGGGTTAACTCCAACTTTGAACGCGAACCGCTCCTGCGGCCCTTCGGCTTCAAGGGCGGGTACATGACCGAGATCTGGCAAACGGTCGTCCTGCTCGAGAGCGAGGAAGGAGATCCGGTGATTGGGATCGGGACGCAAAACGTCCTCTGGTCCGATGCGCGGGTCTTCTCATCCTATTCCGAAGCGGCCGGAAACGCCCTCATGTTCTCGGTCACCGAACGAGCCTTGCAGATGCTTCGAGAAGTGCGCTTCGCTAGCCCAATTGAGTTGCTCGACGACCTCCTGCCGGAGCTGTACACCTACGCCAGGAACATCACCCGATGCCCGGACCTGCGCACAACTTTCGTCCTGAACGCGTTGGTCCCGGTGGACAATGCAGCGTGGCTGCTCTACGCCCGGAAACACCGCCTGACCCAGTTCGACGACCTCATTCCGGAGGAGTACCGTCCCGCCCTGTCGCACAAACACAACCAGGTGGCGTGCATTCCCCTCATCTCTTATTCCGTGCCCGTCGAGGAGATCGTAGAGGCCGTTCGCAATGGCTACTTTTTCCTGAAGATCAAGATCGGGCAGCCCGGCAGCCAGGAGGAAATGCTGCAGAAGGACATGGCGCGTATTGAAGCCGTCCATCGGGCAATCGGGGGTTTCCGCACCGAACACACCGCGAACGGACGCATCCCCTATTACTTCGACGCCAACGGACGCTACCAGCGGAAGGAAACCCTCCTACGCCTGCTCGACTTCACGAAGAAGATCGGGGCCTTTGAACAGATCGCCATCGTGGAGGAGCCGTTTCCGGAAGAATATGAGACAGACGTAACCGACATCCCCGTCCGACTTGCCGCGGACGAGAGCGCCCACACCGATGCCGACGCTCTGAAGCGAATCCAGATGGGGTACCGGGCGATCGCTTTGAAGCCCATCGCCAAGACCCTGAGCATGAGTTTGCGGATTGCCCGTGTCGCCCACGAGCACAACGTCCCCTGCTTCTGCGCCGACCTCACAGTGAATCCTATCCTCGTGGACTGGAACAAGAATGTGGCCGCCCGACTGGCGCCGTTCCCAGGCCTGGGGTTGGGCCTTCTGGAAACCAACGGGCACCAGAATTACCGCGATTGGGAAAAGATGCGCCGTTACCACCCCTGCTCCGAGGCCCCCTGGACGCGAGTCGTCCGAGGTGTGTTCCACCTGGACGAAGATTTCTACCGGCGCAGCGGTTGCATTTTCGAGCCATCGGAGCACTATCTTCGACTTGTGCAGCCCTCGCATTCGTAATGGCGGAAGCTTGTCCTGCGGAGGAAGCTCGTTGGGTTTGCCTTAGGACACCTCGCCGCGAGTGACGCAAGGCGGTTCCTGGACCCTTCCGAGGAGCGGCTTCTTTTCCGCTGTACCCGCCGAACTGTCGGTGCGGCAACGAAACTGGCTCTCCCTTGAGGGAAGCTCCAGAATCGCGACCTGGAGCGCAGACGATGCCTGTCTCCCACCTGAGTTAACGCGAACGGATCCTGCCCCAGTCCCTCCTATTCGCCTCTAAAGAGCGAGGGAACAGAGTCAACGGAAGATCTGGCGAGCCGCCATTTCAATTCGTTGGACGCGCGTCTTTCGGCGGATGCCTTGTCGCGGCGGATGAGCAAACGTTTCAGAGGAGCTGGGAACATACGCGGCACGGTCGTTGCAAAGACTACTATGCTGGTCTATGTCGCGGACTCAGTCCGCCCATTTCCCGGACAAAGGATGGGCAAAAAGTGACCACCGGGGGGAGCGAAGGAAAAGCCTTGCACACGAGGAGAGACCAGAGTGCGAGAAAACACAGGAGGTGTAAGATGAGGGAAGTAAAGCGGTTGCGCCGAGCGTTTGTGGCAGCCGCAATCGGCTGCGCCCTGGTTGGGGGCTCCGTGTCGGGAGGCGATCAGGCGCAGGCGGCCCCACTCGCAGGCGGAAAAGTCCCTGGCCGAATACCCTTCGCGATCCTCTCTACGCTGCACGATTTCTCGCAATCCAGCACCATTTCGAACGTTCGGATCAATGGCCAGAACCCGGCTGTGGTGGAGCTGGAAGGCAGCCTCACTCTCGAGTTCAACTTTGATGGGGGCGAATCGATTGCGCTGGTCCACATCCTGCTGGACCTGGACAACAGCGGCACCGTCACCCCGGCCGACGTCGAGATAGGGGAACCAGAGGCCTTCGTAGACAACAGCGACCTGGACGCGGATCCCGCGGTTGGCGCCTTCCGCATTTCCGCGCCTACCTTCCAGGTCCTTCCGGTCGTCGCCCAGTACGTCGTGGCTCTCCGCGGCACCTCGGGCTGGGCCATCTGTCCCGTTACCGTTACCGCTCCATCGCCGAGTTACTCCATCTCCGGAGTGGTGACTTCTCCCCCCAACGTGCCTGGCATTGCCGTCGTGGCGATGTTTTTCACGGGTGGCAGGGAGGAAGGGTTGGTTGTGGCGACGATCACGGACGCCAATGGCCAATTCTACATTCCCGTGCCCAGCGCGCTGGCCAACGACTCCGCTGTGGTGCTCGCGGCCGATTTCCTCGACGTAACAGGCACCTTCATATTCTCCATGCCGGTCCTCGTCCGGGTGGACGGCCACATCACGGGAATTAGCCTGGAGCTCATCCCAGCTGACCGTTGGATCCGGGCCCACTTAGTCGACGATAGCGGGAATCCCGTGGCCGGAATCCTCCTGGGTCTGGAAACCGATAGCCCCAATATTGGTGCTCGCACCAATGCGGACGGGGTTGCCATCCTGCGGGCCGTGGGCGTGGACCGAGCCAGGGTTGCCGCCGATCCAGGGATGTTGCTGCCCGAGTTTTCTGCCGGCACTGGAGAGGAGGTCACCCTTGTGCAAGGGGATACGGTGGATGTCACCGTCCGCATCTACCGGAACGATGCCACAATCCAGGGGATCGTGTACATGGACGGCCGACCTAAGCCGGGGATCCGGGTCTACGCGTCGAATGAGGTAGCGTACACCCGCGGGTGGACCGACATTTCCGGCCAATTCTCCTTGGCAGTGTGCTCGCGCGCCGGCACTGGGTCCTACTGGGTCAACGTGGAGCGGCCAGAGGGCTATATGGTTCAGGGGCCGGGCCAGGCCATACCGGCCGGGACTACCGGAGTCCGTTTCGACCTCGTTCGAGCGAGCGCAGAAGTCTACGGCTATGTGACCGATGCGAATACAGGGCAGCCCGTAGCCCGGGCGAATGTCTGGGTGAGCAGCCAGACCTTCGGCCAGGGAGACGAGACCGACGAGTCCGGCTACTTCAGTATTCCGGTGGTCCCCGGAACCTATGAAATTGGTTGCACTGCCCAAGGCTACCTGCCCTATTTCGGCCACATCGAGGTTCCCGGGGGTAGGGTCCGCTACGATATCGCCCTGACCCCCTTCACGCCGGGTGTCATTACGGGGCATGTGTACAGCAACCAGAACGCACCTCTGGCCGGGATTCACGTTCTTGCCGAGGGGGGCGAACCCTTCTTTAGCCACTACCAGACCGAAACCGGCCCTGACGGTTCCTATCGGCTCGACGGCCTTGCACCAGGCAGTTACGTTCTGTGGGCCTACGGGGATCTCTGGTCGCGCCGGTACTACCCTAACGCCTCTGATTATTCCATGGCTGCCAGGGTCTGGGTTGGCTCGGGTACGACCATCCAGGGCATCGACTTCGTGCTTCCCCCGGGCGGTGCTATCCGCGGCTTCATCCGGGACGCCGCGTCAGGTCTTCCTATTCCTGCGGCCGACATCTGGGCTACGGACGCTAACGCCAGTTGGAGGACGTACCAAGCCACCAGCCACGCGGACGGTTCCTACACCCTCGGCGGGCTCCCGCCGGGATCGTACTACCTCACGGCCGCTGCCTGGAACCTCGGGTACCTGCAGCAGAACTACAACCAGAAATTCCCGTGGGAGTACAGCGATACCCTGAACGTCCGGGAGTCGCGATATAGGGACGGCGTCGACTTCGCGCTGACCAAGGGGTGTGCTGTACACGGATACGTGTACGACATTGAAAACTTCTACCAGCCCGTCCCGAACGCGCAGGTGACCATCCAGTCGTCGGACGGTTCCGTGACACGCGTCACCTCCTCGGGGCCCAACGGGGATTACCTCTTCGTGGGGGAGGTTCCTCCGGGAGAGTACTATGTCTGGGTATCGGCCGCCGGCTACGCCGAGCAATGGTACCGGGAGAGCCCGAACCGAGCGTCGGCCGTCACGCTGCACCTGGAGAACGGCCAGATGTTCGACCACATCGACTTCTTCCTGCGGAAAGGCGCCGCGGTAGGGAAAGCAGATCGTTCCCCGACGCCGACCGATTTCGCTCTCCACTGCGTCTATCCCAACCCGTTCAATCCGATAGCCTTCGTCCGCTACGAGGTGCCGGTCCGCACCGAGATTACGCTGGAGATCTTAGACGCAGCCGGCCGACACGTGAAACTCCTCGAGCGCCGCACCGTAACGCCAGGCCGTTACCAGGTCCGGTGGGACGGTACGGACGACCGTGCGGAGCCCGTCTCGTCGGGGCTGTATCTCTTTGTGCTTAGAGCGGGAGACCGCCGCCTGGTGACCAAGGCGACTCTGTTGCGCTAACCCCCTCCTCTCTCGGGGCCACGTCTGCTCCCCCGGCAGGCGTGGCCCTTTTCTCTCTGCCTCGGATTGCCCGGCGGGTGCTTCTACCCGCCCAGCGAAATCCGACCCTTCAGGCGCAGGCGGGTCGTCGGCTGTCGCTTTCGCAGAACTTACTCCATGCCGAGTCGGGCCCGCTCGTCCAGCAGCTCAGAAAGCTTCCGCCGCGAACCAGGGGACCACCCCAGCGACTCGCGCCACACGACCTCGCTCTCCATGCAGAGATAAATGAAAACGCCGGAGGCGGCTCTCCGAATCCACTCCGCCACGCACCGGAACATGGCGGTGCGCAGCGGACGAGGATAGCGCAGTTTGCCGTCCAGGCCCCGAACCATCTCCGCCAGGCGCAGGCG
The DNA window shown above is from candidate division KSB1 bacterium and carries:
- a CDS encoding twin-arginine translocation signal domain-containing protein; this encodes MVHRKQLSSRREFLAKLSCAAVAVSAGNLWPGTAAAEAARHLRASRKTGRDRAVSIVVERVNSNFEREPLLRPFGFKGGYMTEIWQTVVLLESEEGDPVIGIGTQNVLWSDARVFSSYSEAAGNALMFSVTERALQMLREVRFASPIELLDDLLPELYTYARNITRCPDLRTTFVLNALVPVDNAAWLLYARKHRLTQFDDLIPEEYRPALSHKHNQVACIPLISYSVPVEEIVEAVRNGYFFLKIKIGQPGSQEEMLQKDMARIEAVHRAIGGFRTEHTANGRIPYYFDANGRYQRKETLLRLLDFTKKIGAFEQIAIVEEPFPEEYETDVTDIPVRLAADESAHTDADALKRIQMGYRAIALKPIAKTLSMSLRIARVAHEHNVPCFCADLTVNPILVDWNKNVAARLAPFPGLGLGLLETNGHQNYRDWEKMRRYHPCSEAPWTRVVRGVFHLDEDFYRRSGCIFEPSEHYLRLVQPSHS
- a CDS encoding Gfo/Idh/MocA family oxidoreductase, giving the protein MADKRLVGRRQFLRDSMGAGVALTLAAVTPAAAYRRILGANDRVRLGFIGVGNRGSQLLEAFLRFPDAEVVALCDVYQPYLERDRSKVDARILASLGSLVPKMGESLPASVRRYRDFRQLLDQKDIDAVVIATPDHWHAVQTIWACEAGKDVYVEKPLTLTVVEGRRMVEVAKRTGRVVQVGLQRRSSVVYQEVVEIVRSGKIGKISVARAYRINNMWPAGIGREKPSDPPEGMDWDLWLGPRPYRPYQYNIAPYKFRWWKDYSSQLANWGVHYCDAIRWILGEEAPRAVVAVGGKFLVDDDRTIPDTLEVTYEMPSGTLVVFGQYEACGGRPFPFGEIELRGTLGTLYCDQSGYRIVPSPDGQFQKAEPRTEPVEKVGIEQDTTVDHVRNFLDCVKSRATPRCDLETGHRSNVFALLGNISLEVGQRIEWDAEREQVVRPKSANRFLHYRYRSPWKLS
- a CDS encoding carboxypeptidase regulatory-like domain-containing protein — translated: MREVKRLRRAFVAAAIGCALVGGSVSGGDQAQAAPLAGGKVPGRIPFAILSTLHDFSQSSTISNVRINGQNPAVVELEGSLTLEFNFDGGESIALVHILLDLDNSGTVTPADVEIGEPEAFVDNSDLDADPAVGAFRISAPTFQVLPVVAQYVVALRGTSGWAICPVTVTAPSPSYSISGVVTSPPNVPGIAVVAMFFTGGREEGLVVATITDANGQFYIPVPSALANDSAVVLAADFLDVTGTFIFSMPVLVRVDGHITGISLELIPADRWIRAHLVDDSGNPVAGILLGLETDSPNIGARTNADGVAILRAVGVDRARVAADPGMLLPEFSAGTGEEVTLVQGDTVDVTVRIYRNDATIQGIVYMDGRPKPGIRVYASNEVAYTRGWTDISGQFSLAVCSRAGTGSYWVNVERPEGYMVQGPGQAIPAGTTGVRFDLVRASAEVYGYVTDANTGQPVARANVWVSSQTFGQGDETDESGYFSIPVVPGTYEIGCTAQGYLPYFGHIEVPGGRVRYDIALTPFTPGVITGHVYSNQNAPLAGIHVLAEGGEPFFSHYQTETGPDGSYRLDGLAPGSYVLWAYGDLWSRRYYPNASDYSMAARVWVGSGTTIQGIDFVLPPGGAIRGFIRDAASGLPIPAADIWATDANASWRTYQATSHADGSYTLGGLPPGSYYLTAAAWNLGYLQQNYNQKFPWEYSDTLNVRESRYRDGVDFALTKGCAVHGYVYDIENFYQPVPNAQVTIQSSDGSVTRVTSSGPNGDYLFVGEVPPGEYYVWVSAAGYAEQWYRESPNRASAVTLHLENGQMFDHIDFFLRKGAAVGKADRSPTPTDFALHCVYPNPFNPIAFVRYEVPVRTEITLEILDAAGRHVKLLERRTVTPGRYQVRWDGTDDRAEPVSSGLYLFVLRAGDRRLVTKATLLR
- a CDS encoding sugar phosphate isomerase/epimerase; translated protein: MHRKACQDPSRREFLLRSAGAMAAVSLAGWSRAASAEELSKPPVCIFSKHLQWLDYSGMAETAAELGFDGVDLTVRPDGHVKPERVEEDLPRAVEAVRKAGLRVPMIVTAITEPDDPSTHRILKTASRLGIPYYRLGYWRYPKDRSPATALEELQAKARALAQLNQEYGIVGDYQNHTGLDRVGAAVWDLWFVFRELDPRWIGCQFDVRHATAEGGYSWPTDFRLIAERVHTIVVKDFVWQKEGDRWEARSCPLGQGMVDFPLFFTLLRNVGFHGPISVHYEYSLGGAERGAQQLSAPKQEVLSSMRNDLIRLREWLSKYGFA